From a single Gracilimonas sp. genomic region:
- a CDS encoding Re/Si-specific NAD(P)(+) transhydrogenase subunit alpha, which translates to MIVGVLKETAEHERRVALTPEVTDQLVKQDLEVWVEKDAGLSSNFLNKHYEESGAKVASSREEVLSNADVLLTIQTPSDEELKKLKKGAILVCFLWALQHPELVETLKELGISSLGMDAVPRISRAQNMDALSSMSSIAGYKSALIAANELDKYLPMMMTAAGTIPPSKALVLGAGVAGLQAIATSKRLGAVVEAFDIRPEVKEQVESLGAKFVEVELGDEDTQTEGGYAKELDKSKQDLQREAIHKHARKSDIIITTALIPGRPAPLLVTEQMVKDMAPGSVIVDLAAENGGNCELTEAGKTVIKHDVKIVGPINLPSQLSHHASKLYSKNMYALLNLLIKEGQANFDFEDEILLKTTITHQGKTVSPMLK; encoded by the coding sequence GTGATTGTTGGAGTTTTAAAGGAAACGGCAGAACATGAACGACGGGTTGCACTTACGCCTGAAGTCACCGATCAACTGGTTAAACAAGATTTAGAAGTTTGGGTAGAGAAAGATGCCGGACTTTCATCTAATTTCCTGAATAAGCATTATGAAGAGTCTGGAGCTAAAGTAGCATCCAGCCGTGAGGAGGTTCTTTCAAATGCCGATGTTCTTTTAACTATTCAAACTCCTTCCGATGAAGAACTTAAGAAACTTAAAAAGGGAGCGATCTTAGTTTGCTTTCTTTGGGCCCTTCAACACCCTGAATTAGTCGAAACACTCAAAGAACTTGGAATTTCCTCTTTAGGGATGGATGCTGTCCCACGTATATCCCGGGCACAAAACATGGATGCCTTATCTTCAATGAGTTCCATTGCCGGCTATAAGTCTGCCTTAATTGCTGCCAATGAGCTGGATAAGTATCTGCCCATGATGATGACTGCCGCAGGAACCATCCCCCCCTCCAAGGCTCTGGTTTTAGGTGCCGGAGTGGCCGGACTTCAGGCTATAGCTACCAGCAAACGGTTGGGTGCTGTAGTAGAAGCTTTTGATATCCGACCGGAGGTCAAAGAACAAGTCGAAAGTTTAGGAGCTAAATTTGTTGAAGTTGAACTTGGAGATGAAGACACCCAGACTGAAGGTGGTTATGCCAAAGAGCTTGATAAAAGCAAGCAAGACCTACAGCGGGAAGCCATTCACAAACATGCCAGAAAATCTGATATCATTATTACAACTGCACTGATTCCTGGCCGACCCGCACCACTTCTTGTAACCGAACAAATGGTGAAAGACATGGCTCCAGGTTCTGTAATTGTTGATTTGGCTGCAGAAAATGGAGGTAACTGTGAATTGACTGAAGCTGGAAAAACAGTCATTAAACATGATGTTAAAATAGTTGGACCGATAAACCTGCCAAGTCAGCTTTCCCATCATGCCAGTAAGCTCTACTCCAAGAATATGTATGCACTGCTTAATCTTCTCATTAAAGAGGGCCAGGCAAACTTCGATTTTGAAGACGAAATTCTACTTAAAACTACGATTACCCATCAGGGTAAAACCGTAAGTCCTATGTTGAAATAA
- a CDS encoding NAD(P) transhydrogenase subunit alpha: MSALIFSLFIFVLACFIGFELISKVPPTLHTPLMSGANAISGITIVGALIVAGHSGVDSQMSQIIGFVAIVFATINVVGGFMVTDRMLEMFKKKEDDK; this comes from the coding sequence ATGTCAGCCTTAATTTTTTCTTTATTCATTTTTGTTCTTGCCTGTTTTATCGGCTTTGAACTTATTTCTAAAGTTCCTCCAACCCTGCATACCCCGTTAATGTCGGGTGCCAATGCCATCTCGGGAATCACCATAGTTGGTGCCTTAATTGTGGCCGGTCACTCTGGTGTTGATTCACAGATGAGTCAAATTATCGGGTTTGTAGCCATCGTTTTTGCCACCATAAATGTGGTGGGCGGATTTATGGTTACCGACCGCATGCTGGAGATGTTCAAGAAAAAGGAGGATGACAAATGA
- a CDS encoding NAD(P)(+) transhydrogenase (Re/Si-specific) subunit beta translates to MSQFLPDAFIPFLPDTIQIIYLIATFYFIRGLKLLNSPATARKGNQYAAIGMLIGIVVTLFDQQIISFEWIIAGVVIGSLIGAVLAKKVAMTAMPELVAVFNGFGGGASALVAWGEFSRLTDPTTMTPDSLVTTGLGIFIGALTFTGSFIAFGKLKGFISGNAITFPGLNVINIGSMIGVVALIGVFTFDPTNQTIFWVILGLSLLIGITSVIPIGGADMPVVISLLNSYSGIAASMAGFVIGNNLLIIAGALVGAAGLILTQIMCKAMNRSLTNVIFGAFGAAAGSSGSGEEGDKTVRETSAEDLAIQVAYASKVIIVPGYGLAVAQAQHIIKEVAGKLEDRGVQVKYGIHPVAGRMPGHMNVLLAEADVPYDQLLDMDQINPEFKTTDVVLVIGANDVVNPVAKTEPGSPIYGMPILNVDEAKRTIVFKRSLSPGYAGIDNPLFYAENNQMFFGDAKKSLQALNEALNDV, encoded by the coding sequence ATGAGTCAGTTTTTGCCAGACGCTTTTATTCCCTTTTTGCCAGATACCATTCAAATCATCTACCTGATAGCGACTTTCTATTTTATTCGCGGGTTGAAGTTATTGAACTCCCCCGCCACCGCCCGTAAGGGTAATCAATATGCAGCTATTGGGATGTTGATTGGAATTGTCGTCACTCTGTTCGATCAGCAAATAATTTCTTTTGAATGGATTATAGCCGGCGTCGTAATTGGTAGTTTGATCGGTGCCGTTCTCGCCAAAAAAGTGGCCATGACAGCCATGCCGGAACTTGTTGCCGTGTTTAATGGGTTTGGCGGAGGTGCTTCTGCTTTAGTCGCTTGGGGCGAATTTTCCCGGCTAACCGACCCAACAACAATGACACCTGACAGTCTGGTAACAACGGGATTGGGTATTTTTATCGGGGCACTCACTTTTACAGGTAGCTTCATCGCCTTTGGTAAACTAAAGGGCTTTATTTCAGGCAATGCCATCACCTTTCCCGGGTTGAATGTTATCAATATTGGATCGATGATTGGAGTGGTAGCCCTTATCGGAGTCTTTACTTTCGATCCCACCAATCAAACTATCTTCTGGGTAATTCTGGGGCTTTCTCTACTGATTGGAATCACATCAGTCATCCCAATTGGCGGTGCCGACATGCCTGTTGTTATTTCACTTCTGAACTCCTATTCAGGAATTGCAGCATCTATGGCTGGATTCGTAATTGGCAATAATCTGCTCATTATTGCCGGTGCCCTTGTAGGAGCAGCCGGACTAATACTTACACAAATTATGTGTAAAGCCATGAACCGCTCGCTCACCAATGTGATTTTCGGAGCCTTTGGTGCGGCAGCCGGAAGCTCCGGAAGCGGTGAAGAAGGCGACAAAACCGTCCGCGAAACTTCAGCTGAAGATTTAGCTATTCAGGTTGCCTATGCTTCCAAAGTAATCATTGTACCGGGATATGGATTAGCCGTAGCACAGGCTCAGCATATTATCAAAGAAGTAGCAGGTAAGCTGGAAGACCGCGGCGTGCAGGTTAAATATGGCATTCACCCTGTAGCCGGACGAATGCCCGGACACATGAATGTGCTACTCGCTGAAGCCGATGTACCTTACGATCAGCTGCTGGATATGGATCAAATCAATCCTGAATTCAAAACAACAGACGTAGTACTGGTGATTGGCGCAAATGATGTGGTAAATCCGGTTGCCAAAACAGAGCCTGGAAGTCCCATTTATGGCATGCCTATCCTGAATGTGGATGAAGCCAAGCGTACCATTGTATTTAAACGAAGCTTAAGTCCAGGTTACGCAGGTATCGACAACCCGCTTTTTTATGCTGAAAACAACCAGATGTTTTTCGGTGATGCCAAGAAAAGCCTGCAGGCTTTGAATGAAGCATTGAATGATGTGTAA